A genomic region of Oncorhynchus mykiss isolate Arlee chromosome 2, USDA_OmykA_1.1, whole genome shotgun sequence contains the following coding sequences:
- the dusp6 gene encoding dual specificity protein phosphatase 6, whose product MLDKLKPVQFESVMAISKTVEWLQEHLKTRKDCLLVMDCRAQELYESSHVETAINVAIPSLMLRRLKKGNLSIKSLLSNGEDRERFARRCKTDTIVLYDEYSREWNENVNGGSVLGLLLKRMKDEGYKAFYLEGGFSKFQAEFPAQCETNLVGSFNSSSPTAQVLGLGGLRISSDSSDIESDIDRDPSSATDSDGSPLSNPQPSFPVEILPHLYLGCAKDSTNLDILEEFGIKYILNVTPNLPNMFENAGEFKYKQIPISDHWSQNLSQFFPEAIGFIDEARGQKCGVLVHCLAGISRSVTVTVAYLMQKLNLSMNDAYDIVKMKKSNISPNFNFMGQLLDFERTLGLKSPCDNRVVTPTQPLYFTTPTNHNVFQLDPLEST is encoded by the exons ATGCTTGACAAGCTCAAGCCCGTTCAGTTCGAATCGGTAATGGCTATCAGCAAGACCGTGGAGTGGCTGCAGGAGCACCTCAAGACGCGCAAAGACTGCCTGTTGGTAATGGACTGCAGAGCGCAGGAGCTATACGAGTCCTCGCACGTTGAAACGGCGATTAACGTGGCCATCCCGAGCCTGATGCTCCGGCGGCTGAAGAAGGGCAATCTTTCCATCAAGTCCTTGCTCTCAAACGGTGAGGACCGGGAGAGATTTGCGCGGAGGTGCAAGACGGATACCATTGTGCTATATGACGAGTACAGCAGGGAATGGAACGAAAATGTCAACGGGGGCTCGGTGCTGGGCTTGCTCCTGAAGAGGATGAAAGACGAGGGCTACAAGGCTTTTTACCTTGAGG GTGGTTTCAGCAAATTCCAAGCCGAGTTCCCTGCCCAGTGCGAGACCAATCTGGTCGGCTCTTTCAACAGCAGTTCTCCTACGGCCCAGGTGCTCGGCCTCGGGGGGCTGCGGATAAGCTCAGACTCCTCGGATATCGAGTCCGACATCGACCGTGACCCGAGCAGCGCCACAGACTCAGACGGCAGTCCCCTCTCCAACCCCCAGCCCTCCTTCCCAGTGGAGATCCTCCCGCACCTCTACCTGGGCTGCGCCAAGGATTCCACCAACCTGGATATTCTGGAAGAGTTTGGCATCAAGTACATTCTGAACGTGACTCCCAACCTGCCCAACATGTTCGAGAACGCAGGGGAATTCAAGTACAAGCAGATCCCCATCTCAGATCACTGGAGCCAGAATCTGTCCCAGTTCTTCCCAGAGGCCATTGGCTTCATAG ATGAGGCTCGCGGTCAAAAATGTGGCGTCCTGGTCCACTGTCTGGCCGGCATCAGCCGCTCCGTGACGGTAACCGTAGCCTACCTCATGCAGAAGCTCAACCTGTCCATGAACGACGCCTACGACATCGTCAAGATGAAGAAGTCCAACATCTCGCCCAACTTCAACTTCATGGGCCAACTCCTGGACTTTGAGCGCACCCTGGGCCTGAAGAGCCCCTGTGATAACCGGGTGGTGACCCCCACACAACCTCTGTACTTCACCACCCCCACCAACCACAACGTCTTCCAGCTGGACCCTCTGGAGTCCACGTGA